Sequence from the Serinus canaria isolate serCan28SL12 chromosome 24, serCan2020, whole genome shotgun sequence genome:
GGACGCGGGCAAGTCCGCCAAGAAGGACAAGGATCCGGTCAACAAGTCCGGTGGCAAAGCCAAGAAGAAGGTGGGAGGCGGCGGGATCCCGGGCCCGGCGCGTGTGCAGCGTGGCCGGGCCCCAGAGCGGCGTGCAGGCGGGGCGGGCATCTTGTTGTTAAAGGAGCCAGCTTTTTGTTTGCCAGCAAGTTGTACATAATAGTGTTAAACCTGAGTAACAGGGGGCTTTAGTCCTCTTATTTTTAGATACTGCAGGTATTATCCGCAGCACGTTCATTTACAGATGCAATTTTGTGCATCTCAATAGGCCTTTCGTTTGGCATGTGATACGGAAACGTTCGATAGTGCAGTTCTTAGGGCACGGTTTAGTTCCATCTTTTGTTCTTGTTTACAAGACTGCTTaggaggtttttgttttttctctgtcttcaaGTAGAAGTGGTCCAAGGGAAAAGTGAGAGACAAGTTGAACAACCTTGTCCTGTTTGATAAGGCCACTTATGACAAACTGTGCAAAGAAGTCCCCAACTACAAGCTCATCACACCTGCAGTTGTATCAGAAAGGCTGAAGATTCGAGGTTCCCTGGCTCGGGCTGccctccaggagctcctcagCAAAGGTGAGCACTCGGAAATAGAAGAAACCAGAAAGCTGCTTAAATTGGCTGTTTGGTTTTCCTTGCTTgcccagcagctttcctgcagcATCTGAACTGCCCTATGCGTAAACTGGTTTTGGAGAGCCACTGCCTTTGCTTGCATTTCAGAAGTGCTCCTAGGTATAGAGCAGCGGTTTGTTACATACGGGCATTGCTGTGCTAAGAAAAATGTTGCCAGAAGGACGGGC
This genomic interval carries:
- the RPS25 gene encoding 40S ribosomal protein S25 — encoded protein: MPPKDDKKKKDAGKSAKKDKDPVNKSGGKAKKKKWSKGKVRDKLNNLVLFDKATYDKLCKEVPNYKLITPAVVSERLKIRGSLARAALQELLSKGLIKLVSKHRAQVIYTRNTKGGDAPAAGEDA